One window of Hoplias malabaricus isolate fHopMal1 chromosome 16, fHopMal1.hap1, whole genome shotgun sequence genomic DNA carries:
- the LOC136671601 gene encoding retinol dehydrogenase 16-like isoform X1: MWVYVAALLVLYYVIRWYRELERVPDRGSKYVYITGCDSGFGNLLARHLDKCGFCVVAACFTEKGEEELKKSCSSRLSTVHLDVRKPGSIDKATAFIKDLVGQKGLWAVVNNAGVSLPTGPCDWMTLKDYRSVLEVNLDGVIGVTLSVLPLIKKARGRVVNVSSVFGRIAPVGGPYCVSKYGVEAFTDSLRLCLHHFGVKVLCIEPGFFKTNMTDTVRFIKNFKMLWDNLPKETKDDYGDDYISKVEVMQGKFSKMPDSDLMKVVSCMEHAVSAVHPRTRYSPGWDAKLFWLPLSYFPTCITDSRMLRHRVKPAKSVI; the protein is encoded by the exons ATGTGGGTGTACGTTGCAGCCCTGCTGGTCCTTTACTATGTAATTCGCTGGTACCGTGAGCTGGAGAGAGTTCCAGACAGAGGCAGTAAGTATGTGTATATCACCGGCTGTGACTCTGGCTTTGGAAACCTTCTAGCGCGCCATCTGGACAAGTGTGGCTTCTGTGTGGTGGCAGCGTGCTTCACAGAGAAAGGTGAAGAGGAGCTGAAAAAATCTTGCTCTAGCAGACTATCAACAGTCCATCTGGATGTCAGGAAGCCTGGAAGCATCGACAAGGCTACAGCCTTCATCAAGGATCTGGTGGGACAGAAGG GTCTGTGGGCGGTAGTCAACAACGCTGGCGTCTCTTTGCCCACGGGTCCATGTGACTGGATGACTCTGAAGGACTACAGGTCAGTGCTGGAGGTCAACCTGGATGGGGTCATTGGAGTGACCTTGAGTGTCCTCCCGCTGATCAAAAAGGCCAGGGGTCGTGTGGTCAATGTGTCCAGTGTGTTTGGAAGGATCGCTCCAGTTGGGGGACCATACTGTGTGTCTAAATATGGTGTAGAAGCATTCACAGACAGCTTGAG gTTGTGTCTGCACCATTTTGGAGTGAAAGTCCTGTGTATTGAACCAGGATTCTTCAAGACCAACATGACAGATACAGTCcgttttattaaaaattttaaaatgctttgggATAATTTGCCAAAAGAGACCAAGGACGACTACGGCGACGATTACATCAGCAAAG ttgagGTGATGCAAGGTAAGTTCTCCAAGATGCCAGACAGTGACTTGATGAAGGTTGTGAGCTGTATGGAGCACGCAGTCTCAGCTGTGCACCCTCGCACCCGTTACTCTCCAGGCTGGGATGCCAAACTCTTCTGGCTGCCCCTCTCATATTTCCCCACCTGTATTACTGATTCCCGGATGCTCAGACACAGAGTCAAACCTGCAAAAAGTGTCATCTAG
- the LOC136671601 gene encoding retinol dehydrogenase 16-like isoform X2: MWVYVAALLVLYYVIRWYRELERVPDRGTCFTEKGEEELKKSCSSRLSTVHLDVRKPGSIDKATAFIKDLVGQKGLWAVVNNAGVSLPTGPCDWMTLKDYRSVLEVNLDGVIGVTLSVLPLIKKARGRVVNVSSVFGRIAPVGGPYCVSKYGVEAFTDSLRLCLHHFGVKVLCIEPGFFKTNMTDTVRFIKNFKMLWDNLPKETKDDYGDDYISKVEVMQGKFSKMPDSDLMKVVSCMEHAVSAVHPRTRYSPGWDAKLFWLPLSYFPTCITDSRMLRHRVKPAKSVI; the protein is encoded by the exons ATGTGGGTGTACGTTGCAGCCCTGCTGGTCCTTTACTATGTAATTCGCTGGTACCGTGAGCTGGAGAGAGTTCCAGACAGAGGCA CGTGCTTCACAGAGAAAGGTGAAGAGGAGCTGAAAAAATCTTGCTCTAGCAGACTATCAACAGTCCATCTGGATGTCAGGAAGCCTGGAAGCATCGACAAGGCTACAGCCTTCATCAAGGATCTGGTGGGACAGAAGG GTCTGTGGGCGGTAGTCAACAACGCTGGCGTCTCTTTGCCCACGGGTCCATGTGACTGGATGACTCTGAAGGACTACAGGTCAGTGCTGGAGGTCAACCTGGATGGGGTCATTGGAGTGACCTTGAGTGTCCTCCCGCTGATCAAAAAGGCCAGGGGTCGTGTGGTCAATGTGTCCAGTGTGTTTGGAAGGATCGCTCCAGTTGGGGGACCATACTGTGTGTCTAAATATGGTGTAGAAGCATTCACAGACAGCTTGAG gTTGTGTCTGCACCATTTTGGAGTGAAAGTCCTGTGTATTGAACCAGGATTCTTCAAGACCAACATGACAGATACAGTCcgttttattaaaaattttaaaatgctttgggATAATTTGCCAAAAGAGACCAAGGACGACTACGGCGACGATTACATCAGCAAAG ttgagGTGATGCAAGGTAAGTTCTCCAAGATGCCAGACAGTGACTTGATGAAGGTTGTGAGCTGTATGGAGCACGCAGTCTCAGCTGTGCACCCTCGCACCCGTTACTCTCCAGGCTGGGATGCCAAACTCTTCTGGCTGCCCCTCTCATATTTCCCCACCTGTATTACTGATTCCCGGATGCTCAGACACAGAGTCAAACCTGCAAAAAGTGTCATCTAG